One window of the Acaryochloris sp. CCMEE 5410 genome contains the following:
- a CDS encoding serine protease — protein sequence MPVTPNAPLAPLAQANPGQEQATYAQKISVRVSSNTNQGSGTLLSKQGNTYLVLTNAHVIRGAQTLNVQTHDGQTHTAQVVPNSFPNNYDLALVQFQSSQPYTLAEIGTFQPKVGQQLFTGGYAAESGTFSSNSGQVQKILPQPLQAGYQIGFDGNVPQGVSGGPLFEATSGQLIGVQGRSANPLIDNYTQADGTPISPEDRKKLRQHNWAIPIQTVLAQIETKLLIAYELPTPQQDTKLVQPNWTGWLAELEQQAQQFTVRINNMTENTNGSGVIIAKQGNTYTVLTAEHVLHQKPGTQPNFTLTTADGQDHALTPNRIRRQPGVDLAVIEFESKANYAVATLANYRQSKNDVVFVAGFPKIGQTAPQWLMSSGGIFEQEQGRFNTTNIQITGRTQAEASSSLAVTQGSFAQGYDLLYTSITYGGMSGGPVLNYQGHVIGIHGQAEAEESSSGESVIQLGNSLGIPINTFLGLASRLQVPLQKQATTPPPTLDQQRNSERRQALLNIAIPTENAAPEIWIQRGNQLRRLGRDSEAIAAFERAIQLNRDYVHLAYFGKAQALSNQDKLQLAITALKEVIRRQPSYTPAWEYLASFHRKQQQYEQALEAINQAIEQQPQNANLYSEKHSILSELGRKNEALAAINQALKLSERAAFYLNRGFTYFGLKQYPNAIADSDKAIALNPEYAEAYSNRGNVYRVLAQYPQAIADFDKAINLNPELPEAYFNRGLTYYDLAQYPNAIADYDKAINLNPEYAEAYNNRGATYTNLKQYPQAIADFDKAIALNPEYALAYNNRGIANDALAQYPQAITDFDKAIALNPEYAEAYSNRGNVYRVLAQYPQAIADYDKAIALNPEFVLAYNGRGLAYHALQQYPQAIADYDKAIALNPEHALAYMHKGTTYRNLNQYSQAIVEYDKAINLNPEFVLAYQGRGITYFALKQFPQAITNFDEAINLNPEDAMAYNFRGIAYKFLKQFPQAIADYDKAIALNPEYAEAYRDRGLAHAQTGNITQAKQDLQKAAKLFQQQNRPEDSQKVMQLLQQL from the coding sequence ATGCCTGTCACCCCAAATGCCCCACTAGCCCCCCTAGCTCAAGCGAATCCCGGACAAGAGCAGGCCACTTACGCCCAAAAAATTAGCGTTCGAGTCAGCAGCAATACGAACCAAGGCAGCGGGACTCTCCTCAGCAAGCAAGGCAACACCTATCTAGTCCTCACCAATGCCCATGTGATTCGAGGTGCCCAAACCCTCAACGTCCAAACTCACGACGGCCAAACCCATACCGCTCAGGTTGTACCTAACTCTTTTCCCAACAACTATGACCTGGCCCTAGTCCAATTCCAAAGTTCCCAACCCTATACCCTCGCTGAGATTGGCACCTTTCAACCCAAAGTCGGCCAGCAACTATTTACGGGGGGGTACGCGGCTGAATCCGGGACCTTCTCTAGCAACAGTGGCCAAGTCCAGAAAATTCTACCCCAACCCCTCCAAGCAGGCTATCAAATTGGCTTTGATGGCAATGTTCCCCAAGGCGTCAGTGGCGGCCCCCTATTCGAAGCCACAAGTGGACAATTGATCGGTGTTCAAGGTCGCAGTGCGAATCCCCTGATTGATAACTATACCCAAGCCGATGGCACCCCCATCAGCCCTGAAGATAGGAAAAAACTGCGCCAGCATAATTGGGCCATTCCGATCCAAACGGTCTTAGCCCAAATTGAAACAAAGCTATTAATTGCCTACGAGCTGCCTACTCCTCAACAAGATACAAAGCTTGTTCAGCCCAACTGGACGGGCTGGCTAGCTGAACTAGAACAGCAAGCCCAACAATTCACGGTTCGTATCAACAACATGACAGAGAACACCAATGGGTCTGGGGTCATTATTGCCAAACAAGGCAACACCTATACCGTCCTGACCGCAGAGCATGTCCTCCACCAAAAACCAGGCACCCAGCCTAACTTCACTCTCACCACTGCCGATGGCCAAGACCATGCCCTGACCCCCAATCGCATCCGCCGACAGCCAGGGGTTGATTTAGCGGTTATTGAATTTGAGAGCAAAGCCAACTATGCCGTTGCAACTCTGGCAAACTATCGCCAAAGTAAGAATGATGTTGTTTTTGTTGCTGGGTTTCCCAAAATAGGGCAGACCGCCCCTCAATGGCTAATGAGTAGTGGCGGTATTTTTGAGCAAGAACAAGGTCGGTTCAATACCACCAACATCCAAATTACGGGCCGCACTCAAGCGGAAGCCAGTTCTAGTCTTGCCGTTACCCAAGGCAGCTTTGCTCAGGGCTATGACCTGCTGTACACCAGCATTACCTATGGGGGAATGAGTGGGGGGCCTGTTCTAAATTATCAAGGTCACGTTATTGGGATTCATGGCCAAGCAGAGGCGGAAGAATCTTCGTCTGGAGAGAGCGTGATTCAATTAGGGAATAGTTTGGGAATTCCTATCAATACATTTTTGGGATTAGCCTCACGACTGCAAGTTCCTCTCCAGAAGCAAGCAACGACACCACCCCCAACTTTAGATCAACAACGAAATTCAGAACGGCGACAGGCGTTATTGAATATAGCAATACCCACAGAAAACGCCGCTCCTGAGATTTGGATTCAGCGGGGAAACCAATTACGTCGATTGGGTCGTGATTCCGAAGCAATCGCAGCTTTTGAACGAGCGATTCAGTTAAATCGAGACTATGTGCATCTGGCCTATTTTGGCAAAGCCCAGGCATTAAGCAATCAAGACAAGCTGCAACTAGCCATCACGGCCCTCAAAGAGGTGATCCGCAGGCAGCCGAGCTACACGCCAGCTTGGGAATATCTAGCCAGTTTCCACCGCAAACAACAACAATATGAGCAGGCGCTAGAAGCGATTAATCAAGCGATTGAGCAACAGCCTCAAAATGCCAATTTGTATAGCGAAAAACATAGCATTTTGAGTGAGCTGGGGCGTAAAAATGAGGCATTAGCAGCAATTAACCAAGCCTTGAAATTGTCAGAACGAGCAGCGTTCTACCTTAACCGAGGCTTTACCTACTTTGGCTTAAAGCAATACCCCAATGCGATCGCAGACTCTGACAAAGCTATTGCCCTCAATCCTGAGTATGCGGAAGCCTACAGCAACCGGGGCAATGTCTACAGAGTCTTAGCGCAATACCCCCAAGCGATCGCAGACTTTGACAAAGCGATTAACCTCAATCCTGAGCTACCAGAAGCCTACTTTAACCGGGGCTTGACCTACTATGACTTAGCGCAATACCCCAATGCGATCGCAGATTATGACAAAGCCATTAACCTCAATCCTGAGTATGCGGAAGCCTACAACAATCGGGGCGCTACCTACACTAACTTAAAGCAATACCCCCAAGCGATCGCAGACTTTGACAAAGCCATTGCCCTCAATCCTGAGTATGCACTCGCCTACAACAACCGAGGCATTGCCAACGATGCCTTAGCGCAATACCCCCAAGCGATCACAGACTTTGACAAAGCCATTGCCCTCAATCCTGAGTATGCGGAAGCCTACAGCAACCGGGGCAATGTCTACAGAGTCTTAGCGCAATACCCCCAAGCGATCGCAGATTATGACAAAGCCATTGCCCTCAATCCTGAGTTTGTACTAGCCTACAATGGCCGGGGCTTAGCCTACCACGCTTTACAGCAATACCCCCAAGCGATCGCAGATTATGACAAAGCCATTGCCCTCAATCCTGAGCATGCACTCGCCTACATGCATAAAGGCACTACCTACAGAAACTTAAATCAATACTCCCAAGCAATCGTAGAGTACGACAAAGCCATTAACCTTAATCCTGAGTTTGTACTAGCCTACCAAGGTAGGGGCATTACTTACTTTGCCTTAAAGCAATTCCCCCAAGCGATCACAAATTTTGATGAAGCCATTAACCTCAATCCTGAGGATGCGATGGCCTACAATTTTCGGGGCATTGCCTACAAATTCTTAAAGCAATTCCCCCAAGCGATCGCAGATTATGACAAAGCCATTGCTCTCAATCCTGAGTATGCGGAAGCTTATCGAGATCGGGGGCTTGCCCATGCTCAGACAGGAAACATTACTCAAGCCAAACAGGATCTACAGAAAGCTGCCAAGCTTTTTCAACAACAAAATAGGCCAGAAGATTCTCAAAAAGTGATGCAACTTCTACAGCAGCTTTGA
- a CDS encoding S1C family serine protease — MTTHKLTSKLISFSTLLLTIATPTLSLHPALAQTARAQSTQSIATQIYQQASPAVITIKNGSGHGSGFIVSSDGWIITNAHVVANGPRIVTVKFNDGRQVSADVIGFAHNGVDLAALKIYESANLPSLPVAPVDSPQIGDDIFVIGTPLTEDYQNTLSKGMISRVDPQKGTIQHNANTNPGNSGGPVLNRQGQVVGVHFSGDVRGLVYSRTGRPIGVTKSGIGTGLLAGSSYNASDAT; from the coding sequence ATGACTACCCATAAGCTGACATCTAAGTTGATCTCATTCAGTACCCTACTCCTAACAATTGCAACACCCACTCTTTCTCTCCATCCTGCCCTGGCACAAACTGCAAGAGCCCAATCTACCCAATCCATCGCAACACAGATCTACCAGCAAGCCAGTCCCGCCGTCATCACCATCAAAAACGGTTCAGGACATGGGAGTGGCTTTATTGTTAGCTCCGATGGTTGGATTATCACCAATGCTCATGTCGTTGCCAATGGTCCCCGGATCGTTACCGTCAAATTCAATGATGGTCGTCAAGTGTCCGCCGATGTCATTGGTTTTGCCCACAATGGCGTTGATCTAGCAGCCCTCAAAATATATGAATCTGCTAATTTACCCTCCCTTCCTGTCGCCCCTGTAGATTCGCCTCAAATAGGCGACGATATTTTTGTGATTGGCACCCCCCTGACCGAGGATTACCAAAATACCTTATCGAAGGGAATGATCAGTCGCGTAGACCCTCAGAAGGGAACGATTCAACATAATGCCAATACTAATCCAGGGAATTCAGGTGGACCTGTCCTCAACCGCCAGGGACAAGTTGTCGGTGTCCATTTCAGTGGAGATGTCCGGGGCCTTGTTTATAGTCGCACTGGTCGCCCCATTGGAGTGACTAAAAGTGGCATTGGCACTGGTCTGTTAGCAGGATCTAGCTATAATGCTTCCGACGCAACCTAA
- a CDS encoding IS1 family transposase (programmed frameshift) — translation MECPYCLSEKILKRGFDSLQDGTLVQRYQCKDCNRRFNERTGTPMARLRTASSVVSYAIKARTEGMGIRAAGRTFGKSHTTIMRWEKRLADQAQNWSPPAPAASDVTVEGDEVYTRVGKNLPPSQSQGWTIHFLERESRYWLTAQAGLKDAQLFANGVYSAWEWVKACDGIRWFTDGERRYGQELWKLANVYLNGEECHPDYGHRKVWREGLEVAMKVKGSQGNRRVEWVKAEHPFTAISLGSEVHANHNEAHNAALRRRCSAYRRRQNLYAKKRSGLQRVLDVQRLIHNWVRPHWGLSKQTTPAMEMGFCSRPLSTLELLTNKGFRYVPC, via the exons ATGGAATGCCCATATTGTCTAAGCGAGAAGATCCTAAAGCGCGGCTTTGATAGCCTGCAAGATGGGACATTAGTCCAGCGATATCAGTGTAAGGATTGCAATCGGCGTTTCAACGAACGCACGGGTACCCCAATGGCTCGCTTACGCACCGCTAGTTCAGTAGTGAGCTATGCCATCAAAGCTCGCACCGAAGGGATGGGTATTCGTGCTGCAGGTCGAACTTTCGGTAAATCTCATACCACCATTATGCGTTGGGAAAAACGCCTAGCAGACCAAGCACAGAACTGGTCACCTCCCGCACCAGCAGCCTCTGATGTGACGGTAGAAGGGGATGAAGTTTACACGCGTGTAGGCAAAAATCTT CCCCCCAGCCAATCCCAGGGCTGGACCATCCATTTCCTTGAACGCGAAAGCCGCTATTGGTTGACAGCACAAGCTGGCCTCAAGGATGCACAACTTTTTGCAAATGGCGTTTACTCAGCTTGGGAGTGGGTCAAAGCCTGTGATGGGATTCGATGGTTTACCGATGGTGAGAGGCGTTATGGACAAGAACTTTGGAAGCTCGCCAATGTCTATCTCAATGGTGAGGAGTGTCATCCTGACTATGGGCATCGCAAGGTTTGGCGAGAGGGGTTAGAAGTCGCGATGAAAGTTAAAGGGTCTCAGGGGAATCGGCGAGTAGAGTGGGTGAAAGCAGAGCATCCCTTTACCGCTATCAGTCTAGGGTCTGAGGTCCATGCCAATCATAATGAGGCTCACAATGCTGCCTTGAGGAGACGATGTAGTGCTTATCGAAGACGGCAGAATCTCTACGCTAAGAAGCGGTCGGGGTTACAGCGAGTGCTAGATGTACAACGCCTGATTCATAACTGGGTTAGACCCCATTGGGGGCTCAGTAAGCAGACCACACCAGCAATGGAGATGGGATTTTGTTCTCGTCCGTTGAGCACACTAGAACTCCTCACCAATAAAGGGTTTAGGTATGTGCCCTGTTAG
- a CDS encoding pre-peptidase C-terminal domain-containing protein, with translation MRSGKTSRVSTLPKPSSEKKIPQLVSRELDASLEKTDIQITPQTFMDLYQFQGKAKQSVSLTLKSDEFNPVLQLFFVDQSGPKPKYISVAKNDDRGPADFTAQLNLSLLQNGLYYIGVTTSDRGEQGRYQIQAKGI, from the coding sequence ATGAGATCTGGAAAAACCTCTCGTGTTTCGACCTTACCCAAACCAAGCTCGGAGAAAAAGATCCCACAACTCGTAAGTCGGGAATTGGATGCCAGCCTGGAAAAAACAGATATCCAAATAACCCCTCAAACGTTTATGGACTTGTACCAATTCCAGGGTAAAGCCAAACAATCTGTATCACTAACCCTAAAAAGTGATGAATTTAATCCGGTTCTCCAGTTGTTCTTTGTGGATCAATCTGGTCCCAAACCAAAATATATTTCAGTAGCCAAAAATGATGACCGTGGACCAGCTGATTTCACTGCTCAATTGAATCTTTCACTCCTCCAAAATGGCCTCTATTACATTGGGGTAACGACATCTGATCGAGGCGAGCAAGGTCGATATCAAATTCAAGCCAAAGGCATCTAA
- a CDS encoding DUF4332 domain-containing protein gives MKPSNTYTPAEPLSQLPGLSADHLSQLQQCGITTIHKLHTQTQSPQQRQKLAVQLKLHQKYINKWAALAELSLIPGVGTKNCGLLLHAGVGSTGQLAQMPSERLHRQLLRLHVAMLGQNSLCPTVAEVTQWVIQARRLAHR, from the coding sequence GTGAAGCCCTCCAACACTTATACACCTGCGGAACCCCTTTCCCAACTGCCCGGTCTGAGTGCTGACCATCTCAGCCAACTTCAGCAATGTGGAATTACAACCATTCACAAACTCCACACTCAAACCCAATCGCCCCAGCAACGGCAAAAATTAGCAGTGCAACTGAAACTGCATCAAAAATACATCAATAAATGGGCTGCTCTTGCAGAACTGTCTTTGATTCCTGGCGTGGGGACGAAGAACTGTGGCTTGCTCCTACATGCAGGAGTGGGTTCGACAGGGCAACTTGCCCAGATGCCATCTGAGCGCCTGCATCGACAACTGCTCCGATTACATGTGGCGATGCTCGGACAAAACTCCCTTTGCCCAACTGTCGCGGAAGTGACCCAGTGGGTTATTCAAGCTCGTCGCCTTGCCCATCGTTAG
- a CDS encoding aminotransferase class V-fold PLP-dependent enzyme, with translation MAWSRRNFLITAGLGTAVGTLVNPQIATSQSANHRTKHQNFKNWRAVRTHFNLDPKYIHMAGLLLASHPTPVQSAIDEHRDGLDQNPTHYLYDHRPDLVAAVRANAADYLGVQAKDIALTDSTTMGTALVINGLSIRPDQEMLTTTFDYYSTHTSLKYKASRTGATIKEIPLYRDIQTVSQDEMVETLINGIGPKTRLVTATWVHSSTGLKVPIAKIADQLKQLNQNRSEEDRVLFFVDGVHGLGVEDDALPALGCDFFVAGTHKWMFAPRGSGFIWGKPETQDAVTPTIPTFSGGAGWGAWMTPGGFKTFEHQWAMAQAFAFHQQMGKERVTKRLYSLSRQLKKGLSKMQHIKLYTPIDDDLSAAIVCFDVEGLSPKAVVAKLKAKNIIASTTPYDVSYARLTPGIYNTPDEIDRILNHIRDLA, from the coding sequence ATGGCTTGGTCTCGGAGAAACTTTCTAATAACCGCAGGTTTGGGAACGGCTGTGGGTACTTTGGTAAACCCTCAAATCGCAACCAGCCAATCAGCCAACCATCGAACTAAACACCAAAACTTCAAGAATTGGCGGGCAGTCCGCACTCACTTCAATTTGGACCCTAAATATATTCATATGGCAGGTTTGCTACTAGCCTCCCATCCCACTCCCGTTCAATCCGCCATCGATGAGCATCGGGATGGTCTCGATCAAAACCCGACCCATTATCTCTATGACCATCGACCCGATTTAGTAGCAGCGGTGCGAGCCAATGCGGCGGACTATTTGGGGGTTCAAGCCAAGGACATTGCCCTTACGGACAGTACAACAATGGGGACTGCGTTGGTAATCAATGGGCTGAGCATTCGTCCTGATCAGGAAATGCTGACCACCACCTTTGATTACTACTCCACCCATACATCTTTGAAATATAAAGCTTCCAGAACTGGAGCAACGATCAAAGAAATTCCCCTGTATCGAGATATCCAAACCGTTAGCCAAGACGAAATGGTTGAGACCTTGATCAACGGGATTGGCCCCAAAACGCGTCTGGTTACGGCAACCTGGGTTCATTCCAGCACGGGCCTCAAAGTTCCCATTGCTAAAATTGCAGACCAGTTAAAGCAACTCAACCAAAATCGCTCAGAGGAGGATCGGGTCCTATTTTTTGTCGATGGTGTTCACGGTTTAGGGGTTGAAGATGATGCATTGCCCGCCCTAGGGTGTGATTTCTTTGTTGCGGGCACCCATAAATGGATGTTCGCCCCAAGAGGTTCTGGTTTTATATGGGGCAAGCCTGAAACCCAAGATGCGGTTACACCGACAATTCCAACATTTTCGGGCGGGGCAGGCTGGGGGGCTTGGATGACCCCTGGAGGATTTAAAACCTTTGAGCACCAATGGGCCATGGCTCAGGCCTTTGCCTTTCACCAACAGATGGGCAAAGAGCGTGTCACCAAGCGCCTGTATTCCCTCAGTCGGCAACTGAAAAAGGGGTTGTCAAAAATGCAGCATATCAAGCTGTATACGCCCATCGACGATGATTTATCTGCCGCAATTGTTTGTTTTGATGTGGAAGGACTCTCACCCAAGGCGGTGGTTGCTAAGCTAAAGGCTAAAAATATTATTGCCAGCACTACCCCTTATGACGTGTCCTATGCTCGCTTGACACCTGGTATTTACAACACCCCTGACGAAATCGATCGCATATTGAACCATATTCGTGATTTAGCTTGA
- a CDS encoding low molecular weight phosphatase family protein translates to MQTVLFLCTGNYYRSRFSEHYFNHLAAQKDLGWRADSRGLALERGQNNAGPISKYARQGLLSRNIQLSDPLRFPLPLTLNDLNASHQVIAVDETEHRPLIHARFPDWENKIHYWCVHDVDRENPDEALKQLENHIQDLISRL, encoded by the coding sequence GTGCAAACGGTCTTGTTTCTCTGCACTGGGAATTACTACCGAAGTCGATTCTCAGAGCATTATTTCAACCATTTAGCAGCCCAAAAGGACCTCGGCTGGCGAGCAGATTCTCGGGGGCTTGCTTTGGAGCGGGGGCAAAACAATGCTGGCCCCATCTCTAAATATGCTCGCCAAGGGTTACTGAGTCGAAATATCCAGCTCTCGGATCCGCTTCGCTTTCCCTTGCCGCTGACCTTAAACGATCTCAATGCATCCCATCAGGTGATAGCCGTTGACGAAACAGAGCATCGTCCCCTGATACACGCACGATTTCCAGACTGGGAAAATAAAATTCACTATTGGTGCGTCCATGATGTCGATCGTGAGAATCCAGACGAGGCCCTTAAACAATTAGAAAACCACATCCAAGATCTGATTTCTAGACTGTAG
- a CDS encoding SDR family oxidoreductase, whose amino-acid sequence MRRKSLISTEVFDVKRLLDQVALVTGASSGIGSGVALCLAQEGAKVIVNYASSQKGADAVVAEIKEQGGDAISIQADISQEDQVLNLFAKTYEAYGTIDILINNAGLQKDQPFTEMTLEAWNKVIDVNLTGQFLCAREAAKEFIKRGVVPGRSCSAGKIICMSSVHEVIPWAGHCNYAASKGGVMLLMKSMAQELAPHKIRVNSIGPGAIKTPINKEAWDTPAAEESLLSLIPYNRVGESNDIGKAAVWLASDESEYVHGVTLFVDGGMTLYPGFATGG is encoded by the coding sequence ATGAGAAGGAAGTCTTTGATATCTACAGAGGTCTTTGATGTGAAACGTTTACTAGATCAAGTGGCCTTGGTAACAGGAGCCAGTTCTGGCATAGGATCTGGGGTCGCTCTCTGTTTGGCGCAAGAGGGGGCAAAAGTCATTGTTAACTATGCCAGCAGCCAGAAAGGGGCTGATGCGGTCGTTGCTGAAATTAAAGAACAAGGCGGAGACGCGATCTCAATTCAAGCCGATATCAGCCAAGAAGACCAAGTCCTCAATCTTTTTGCTAAAACCTATGAAGCCTATGGAACAATCGATATCCTCATTAACAATGCTGGTCTCCAAAAAGATCAGCCCTTTACCGAGATGACCTTAGAAGCTTGGAACAAGGTTATAGATGTCAATTTAACAGGGCAATTTCTCTGCGCCCGAGAAGCTGCAAAGGAATTCATCAAGCGGGGTGTTGTCCCAGGACGCTCTTGTTCAGCGGGAAAAATCATCTGTATGAGTTCAGTTCATGAGGTGATTCCTTGGGCAGGACATTGTAACTATGCGGCTTCCAAAGGGGGGGTAATGCTGCTGATGAAGAGCATGGCTCAGGAGCTAGCACCGCATAAAATTCGGGTCAATAGTATTGGGCCAGGGGCGATCAAAACACCTATCAATAAAGAGGCTTGGGATACACCAGCGGCAGAAGAAAGTTTACTCAGCCTAATCCCCTACAACCGGGTAGGTGAATCGAACGATATTGGGAAAGCGGCGGTGTGGCTGGCTTCCGATGAGTCAGAGTATGTCCATGGTGTGACCCTATTCGTGGATGGCGGCATGACCCTTTACCCCGGATTTGCAACAGGTGGTTAG